The region ATGATTAAACCTGCTACGATTCCTAAAATCCCCATCCAAACTAGAGGGGTACCTACCGATTTATCCGTCTTACGAACCTTGAAACCAACGATAGTTTTTGTAATACCATTTGTCAAGGCCCATAAAGAAATGATAAATGGTACAAATGTTACCATTTCAATAAAGCTACCTGAGAACAAGGTAAGAGCGAGGATGAGGGTAACAATTCCTCCAAATAAATTCCAGCCATGCTTTTCTTCTGATTTGAAGTATTGTACAATCTCAGAAATCCCTTGAACTGCAAATACAAGTGCAAACCAGAAAGTCATGGAAGCCAAGCTAATAAGAGGATGTGCAAACATATTAAAACCTAC is a window of Streptococcus mitis DNA encoding:
- a CDS encoding HdeD family acid-resistance protein, coding for MSKIWKWLLLIAGIFAVFVGFNMFAHPLISLASMTFWFALVFAVQGISEIVQYFKSEEKHGWNLFGGIVTLILALTLFSGSFIEMVTFVPFIISLWALTNGITKTIVGFKVRKTDKSVGTPLVWMGILGIVAGLIMMGHPLMTGLYISYTIAFVFIYQGIVAIVQFFKIK